Proteins encoded together in one Struthio camelus isolate bStrCam1 chromosome 19, bStrCam1.hap1, whole genome shotgun sequence window:
- the SLC16A6 gene encoding monocarboxylate transporter 7 isoform X1 gives MLCGCVAGGGPARERRRDAARGSLPSTGVAVLSCQLGPELRGAPFSAPPPPAVLKAQRSRMTVKAVKMSCATPNVYTKVPDGGWGWTVALAFFFVEALTYGIIKSFGVFFKDLMESFDETNSRISWIISICVFVQTFTAPLSTVLSNRFGHRLVVMAGGVLISTGMVAASFARTVVDMYITIGVVSGLGYCLSFLPTVTILSQYFDKRRSLVTAVASTGECFAVFSFAPAITALKEQIGWRYSLLSVGVLQLSIVICGSLLRPIIIKEQEVKVQPAEEPAETKYMLENEQTRTSIESIDSGVEITTSPSNVPGNTKVEPKSEEPKENVQIPVENNSTPTEPKTKLLDFSVMKDYSFICYAFFGLFATLGFFAPSLYIIPLSLSLGISKDHSAYILSAMAIAEVFGRISAGWVLNRKPIRKIYIELICVILLSVALFAFPFASEFWGLMTCSIFFGFMLGTVAGTHIPLLAEDDVVGIAKMSSAAGVYVFIQSLAGLAGPPLAGVLVDTTHNYSSAFYSCAAGMVLGAVFLSLVRPCKVGLCQSQKRRIEENVAEAPQDLPEDFIEMDFGKADNSGKGSDSVA, from the exons ATGCTCTGCGGATGCGTGGCCGGCGGGGGACCGGCACGCGAGAGACGCCGCGATGCTGCCCGGGGGTCGCTCCCGTCCACGGGCGTCGCGGTGCTGAGCTGCCAGCTGGGTCCTGAGCTTCGAGGAGCACccttctctgccccccccccccccgccgtgttgAAAGCCCAGAG ATCAAGGATGACTGTGAAAGCTGTAAAAATGTCGTGCGCCACTCCAAATGTTTATACTAAAGTGCCTGACGGAGGATGGGGCTGGACAGTTGcccttgctttcttctttgtggAAGCTCTTACATATGGTATTATAAAATCATTTGGAGTCTTCTTTAAGGATTTGATGGAAAGCTTTGATGAAACCAACAGCAGGATATCCTGGATAATATCGATATGTGTGTTCGTACAGACCTTCACAG ctcctctgTCGACGGTGCTCAGCAACCGCTTTGGCCACCGCTTGGTGGTGATGGCCGGAGGGGTGCTGATCAGCACCGGCATGGTCGCGGCCTCCTTCGCCCGCACCGTGGTGGACATGTATATCACCATCGGTGTCGTTTCTG GCCTTGGATACTGCCTCTCTTTCCTCCCGACTGTCACCATTTTATCACAGTATTTTGACAAAAGACGTTCGCTGGTCACAGCAGTGGCATCTACAGGAGAATGTTTTGCTGTCTTCTCCTTTGCGCCAG CAATCACTGCTCTGAAGGAGCAGATCGGCTGGCGATACAGCCTCCTTTCCGTTGGGGTGCTGCAGCTGAGCATCGTCATCTGCGGATCGCTGCTGCGACCCATCATCATCAAAGAGCAAGAAGTGAAAGTCCAGCCTGCGGAAGAGCCCGCAGAGACAAAGTACATGCTTGAAAATGAGCAAACGCGCACCTCAATAGAGTCCATTGACTCAGGAGTAGAAATAACTACCTCACCCAGCAATGTGCCTGGAAACACCAAAGTAGAGCCGAAGAGTGAAGAACCAAAGGAAAACGTACAGATCCCTGTTGAAAATAACAGCACCCCTACAGAACCAAAAACCAAACTACTGGACTTCTCTGTGATGAAAGACTATAGCTTTATCTGTTATGCGTTTTTTGGTCTATTTGCTACCCTGGGATTCTTTGCTCCCTCACTGTACATCATTCCCCTAAGTCTCAGCCTTGGCATCAGCAAAGACCACTCTGCCTACATACTGTCTGCAATGGCAATCGCAGAGGTCTTTGGAAGAATTTCAGCTGGCTGGGTCCTCAACAGAAAGCCTATCCGCAAGATCTACATTGAACTCATCTGTGTTATTCTGCTGTCTGTAGCATtgtttgcctttccttttgcctCTGAATTCTGGGGGTTGATGACATGTAGCATATTTTTTGGGTTCATGCTtgggacagtggcaggcacgcaCATCCCACTGCTGGCAGAAGATGACGTGGTTGGCATCGCAAAGATGTCTTCTGCAGCTGGAGTCTACGTCTTCATTCAAAGCTTAGCTGGGTTGGCTGGACCACCCCTTGCAG GTGTCTTAGTGGATACAACACACAACTACAGCTCTGCCTTCTATTCCTGTGCTGCTGGCATGGTCCTGGGCGCTGTGTTTCTGTCCCTAGTGAGGCCATGCAAGGTTGGACTATGTCAAAGTCAGAAGCGGCGCATAGAAGAAAACGTGGCAGAAGCCCCACAAGACTTACCGGAGGACTTTATTGAAATGGATTTTGGAAAAGCAGATAATTCAGGAAAAGGCTCTGACAGCGTGGCCTAA
- the SLC16A6 gene encoding monocarboxylate transporter 7 isoform X2, translated as MTVKAVKMSCATPNVYTKVPDGGWGWTVALAFFFVEALTYGIIKSFGVFFKDLMESFDETNSRISWIISICVFVQTFTAPLSTVLSNRFGHRLVVMAGGVLISTGMVAASFARTVVDMYITIGVVSGLGYCLSFLPTVTILSQYFDKRRSLVTAVASTGECFAVFSFAPAITALKEQIGWRYSLLSVGVLQLSIVICGSLLRPIIIKEQEVKVQPAEEPAETKYMLENEQTRTSIESIDSGVEITTSPSNVPGNTKVEPKSEEPKENVQIPVENNSTPTEPKTKLLDFSVMKDYSFICYAFFGLFATLGFFAPSLYIIPLSLSLGISKDHSAYILSAMAIAEVFGRISAGWVLNRKPIRKIYIELICVILLSVALFAFPFASEFWGLMTCSIFFGFMLGTVAGTHIPLLAEDDVVGIAKMSSAAGVYVFIQSLAGLAGPPLAGVLVDTTHNYSSAFYSCAAGMVLGAVFLSLVRPCKVGLCQSQKRRIEENVAEAPQDLPEDFIEMDFGKADNSGKGSDSVA; from the exons ATGACTGTGAAAGCTGTAAAAATGTCGTGCGCCACTCCAAATGTTTATACTAAAGTGCCTGACGGAGGATGGGGCTGGACAGTTGcccttgctttcttctttgtggAAGCTCTTACATATGGTATTATAAAATCATTTGGAGTCTTCTTTAAGGATTTGATGGAAAGCTTTGATGAAACCAACAGCAGGATATCCTGGATAATATCGATATGTGTGTTCGTACAGACCTTCACAG ctcctctgTCGACGGTGCTCAGCAACCGCTTTGGCCACCGCTTGGTGGTGATGGCCGGAGGGGTGCTGATCAGCACCGGCATGGTCGCGGCCTCCTTCGCCCGCACCGTGGTGGACATGTATATCACCATCGGTGTCGTTTCTG GCCTTGGATACTGCCTCTCTTTCCTCCCGACTGTCACCATTTTATCACAGTATTTTGACAAAAGACGTTCGCTGGTCACAGCAGTGGCATCTACAGGAGAATGTTTTGCTGTCTTCTCCTTTGCGCCAG CAATCACTGCTCTGAAGGAGCAGATCGGCTGGCGATACAGCCTCCTTTCCGTTGGGGTGCTGCAGCTGAGCATCGTCATCTGCGGATCGCTGCTGCGACCCATCATCATCAAAGAGCAAGAAGTGAAAGTCCAGCCTGCGGAAGAGCCCGCAGAGACAAAGTACATGCTTGAAAATGAGCAAACGCGCACCTCAATAGAGTCCATTGACTCAGGAGTAGAAATAACTACCTCACCCAGCAATGTGCCTGGAAACACCAAAGTAGAGCCGAAGAGTGAAGAACCAAAGGAAAACGTACAGATCCCTGTTGAAAATAACAGCACCCCTACAGAACCAAAAACCAAACTACTGGACTTCTCTGTGATGAAAGACTATAGCTTTATCTGTTATGCGTTTTTTGGTCTATTTGCTACCCTGGGATTCTTTGCTCCCTCACTGTACATCATTCCCCTAAGTCTCAGCCTTGGCATCAGCAAAGACCACTCTGCCTACATACTGTCTGCAATGGCAATCGCAGAGGTCTTTGGAAGAATTTCAGCTGGCTGGGTCCTCAACAGAAAGCCTATCCGCAAGATCTACATTGAACTCATCTGTGTTATTCTGCTGTCTGTAGCATtgtttgcctttccttttgcctCTGAATTCTGGGGGTTGATGACATGTAGCATATTTTTTGGGTTCATGCTtgggacagtggcaggcacgcaCATCCCACTGCTGGCAGAAGATGACGTGGTTGGCATCGCAAAGATGTCTTCTGCAGCTGGAGTCTACGTCTTCATTCAAAGCTTAGCTGGGTTGGCTGGACCACCCCTTGCAG GTGTCTTAGTGGATACAACACACAACTACAGCTCTGCCTTCTATTCCTGTGCTGCTGGCATGGTCCTGGGCGCTGTGTTTCTGTCCCTAGTGAGGCCATGCAAGGTTGGACTATGTCAAAGTCAGAAGCGGCGCATAGAAGAAAACGTGGCAGAAGCCCCACAAGACTTACCGGAGGACTTTATTGAAATGGATTTTGGAAAAGCAGATAATTCAGGAAAAGGCTCTGACAGCGTGGCCTAA